TTCTACTGTGTCAGGGTTTTCAGGATCATGTGTAAAGATACCGTCTACCTTGAACTTATACTCGTAGGCAGGTTTTGCTTCATAGAGTTGGTCTCCGTGGATATCCACTACTCCGTAAAATATTCCCTTATCATTCTTTTGTAAGGAAACACATTGCCAATGATTGAATTCTCCACAAACGCTTACCTCGTCGTTTGCAAGACCCTCGTAACTGAACAAAACTCCTCGGTTCAATAGTTTCCCGGTTTTTAAAGCGGAGAATGTATCTACGAATCGGATGAATCTAGGCGGTACTGCCTTTCTCAAATTCTCCAATTGCCAGAAATAATAAATTTTCTCTTCGGGAAGGGCTTCTTCTCCTTCCTCATAATCCACGGACCGGAAGGCTCCGATCCAGTCTTCCGCGTCTTCCGCAGCAAGAGCGAAGGTCAATATCAAGGTAAGTAAGGCAACCGCCTTGGCTTTATGCACCATAAACCGATTGTCGTAGGTTTTCCCGGAAACCCTAAGCGTATTTCCGGGGCTTGTCCTAGATCCGACATAAGGAAAAAATC
The nucleotide sequence above comes from Leptospira dzoumogneensis. Encoded proteins:
- a CDS encoding carbohydrate-binding module 48, with amino-acid sequence MVHKAKAVALLTLILTFALAAEDAEDWIGAFRSVDYEEGEEALPEEKIYYFWQLENLRKAVPPRFIRFVDTFSALKTGKLLNRGVLFSYEGLANDEVSVCGEFNHWQCVSLQKNDKGIFYGVVDIHGDQLYEAKPAYEYKFKVDGIFTHDPENPDTVEDGEGSQVSRIAFREGGPNKQTSTRVLEDSPYEEKEFRTVEFRIYQPQAESVSLIGDFNHWDPESDFLIKERNGTFRVVKKLKPGEYQYNFLVDGKIVVDTYNPLTVLREDTGEISSALLVPTRTGVLERKKIDP